Proteins co-encoded in one Dryobates pubescens isolate bDryPub1 chromosome 4, bDryPub1.pri, whole genome shotgun sequence genomic window:
- the LOC104297755 gene encoding galanin receptor type 1 — MNSSPTIPGAPRGPLQLWQEENQTQGGLWNGSQELGWEELEKMLFLFVKEPVTISLTAMYLVSFVVGFVGNIMSIKVLTRKRQSRASSLSATRSLLINLAVCDLMVVCVCMPITVGNLIYKAWVYGDFLCRAVPFIQAVSVSASVLSLTVISVNRYYSVHNPLNARSFFTQKRILSTILVVWLLSSGICMPLIFMNKRDEIGVVEGLPLVFSICREIWPQERLKQAYNFLLFCALYCLPVLFNMVICFLTVRRLWSRSSQLKESTALNRSLPASRLKIRKKVAQMVVALVLLFAISWLPVYLMDIWIDFNIPKSLQDVTPSPWILQLRPFAQWLGLTNSSLNPICYCFVGNLYRSAKEMKSKYHQRMVSLFNFSLSEGTAHSSVPELLSYQSSTEPAKKRSSATPTTGRQCQQGHGRKNKCGCLNTCQHPPLNTVSSENTSL, encoded by the coding sequence ATGAATTCCTCCCCCACCATCCCCGGAGCTCCCCGcggccctctgcagctctggcaggaggagaaCCAGACTCAAGGTGGGCTTTGGaatgggagccaggagctgggctgggaagagctggagaaAATGCTCTTCCTCTTTGTGAAGGAGCCTGTCACCATCAGCCTCACAGCAATGTACCTGGTGTCCTTTGTGGTGGGCTTCGTGGGCAACATCATGTCCATCAAGGTGCTCACCCGGAAGCGCCAGAGTCGGGCATCCAGCCTGAGTGCCACCCGCAGCCTCCTCATCAACCTGGCGGTGTGCGACCTcatggtggtgtgtgtgtgcatgcccATTACTGTGGGCAACCTCATCTACAAAGCCTGGGTGTATGGGGACTTCCTCTGCCGTGCAGTGCCCTTCATCCAGGCAGTTTCTGTCTCCGCCAGCGTGCTCAGCCTGACCGTCATCAGTGTGAACCGCTACTACAGCGTGCACAATCCACTCAATGCCCGCTCTTTCTTCACCCAGAAGAGGATCCTCAGCACTATCCTGGTGGTGTGGTTGCTGTCCTCAGGGATATGCATGCCCCTCATCTTCATGAATAAACGTGATGAGATTGGGGTGGTCGAGGGCTTGCCTCTGGTGTTTTCCATCTGCAGGGAGATTTGGCCCCAGGAGAGGCTCAAGCAAGCCTATAactttctgctcttctgtgcCCTCTACTGCCTGCCGGTCCTGTTCAACATGGTCATTTGCTTCCTGACGGTGCGCCGGCTGTGGAGCCGCAGCAGTCAGCTGAAAGAGAGCACTGCCCTgaacaggtccctgccagcatCCAGGCTGAAGATCCGGAAGAAGGTAGCGCAGATGGTGGtggccctggtcctgctgtttGCAATCTCCTGGCTGCCTGTCTACCTGATGGACATCTGGATTGATTTCAACATCCCCAAATCTTTGCAGGATGTGACTCCTTCTCCTTGGATCCTGCAGCTCAGACCTTTTGCCCAGTGGCTTGGCCTCACCAATTCCAGCCTCAACCCTATATGCTACTGCTTTGTCGGGAATCTCTACAGGTCAGCCAAGGAAATGAAGAGCAAATACCACCAAAGGATGGTCTCCCTCTttaacttctctctctctgaagggaCAGCCCATTCCTCGGTCCCAGAACTGCTCTCTTACCAGAGTTCAACGGAGCCTGCAAAGAAAAGATCCTCTGCcacccccaccacaggcaggcaaTGCCAACAAGGTCATGGCCGCAAGAACAAGTGTGGGTGCTTGAACACCTGCCAGCATCCACCTCTGAACACTGTCTCTAGTGAGAACACTTCCTTGTAA